In Populus nigra chromosome 1, ddPopNigr1.1, whole genome shotgun sequence, one genomic interval encodes:
- the LOC133680487 gene encoding legumin B-like, with protein sequence MASMDFDLSPRLAQQLFDGEAGSYHSWSSSEFPLLAEEKVGAGRLVLQPRGFALPHYADSSKLGYVLQGSDGIVGMVLPNSSEEVVLRLKKGDVIPLPLGALSWWYNNGDHSEEVVVVFLGQTSKAHIPGEFTYFFLSGGQGIMGGFSTEFISRAYKMNEKEANKLAKSQTGILLIKLEPGISMPHPNTEIVEKMVYNIDAALADVDVRGGGVFKALTAARFPFLEEAGLSVNHVKLEANAMYSPSYTADGTFQVFYVARGTGRVQVVGIGGKRVLDTKIQAGQLLVVPRFFVVAQIADSEGMEFVSILPGTSPGVEQFSSKKSVWNALSPIVSQVALSVTPEFEEFFKSNMQKTTIFIPPTN encoded by the exons ATGGCATCCATGGATTTCGACTTATCTCCGAGGTTAGCCCAACAGTTATTTGATGGAGAAGCTGGATCTTACCACAGCTGGTCAAGTTCTGAGTTTCCGTTGCTAGCAGAGGAAAAGGTTGGTGCAGGAAGACTTGTCCTTCAGCCTCGTGGTTTTGCTCTTCCCCATTATGCCGATTCCTCTAAACTTGGCTATGTTCTGCAAG GTAGTGATGGAATAGTGGGAATGGTGCTCCCAAACTCGTCAGAAGAGGTGGTGTTAAGACTCAAGAAAGGAGACGTGATACCGTTGCCTCTTGGAGCATTGTCTTGGTGGTACAACAATGGAGATCACTCAGAAGAAGTCGTTGTAGTTTTCTTAGGGCAAACTTCCAAGGCACACATCCCTGGCGAATTCACCTACTTCTTCTTGAGTGGAGGCCAAGGTATCATGGGAGGGTTCTCGACAGAATTCATTAGCAGAGCTTATAAGATGAACGAAAAGGAAGCGAACAAGCTTGCTAAAAGCCAGACTGGGATTTTGCTCATTAAGCTAGAGCCTGGAATAAGCATGCCCCACCCTAACAcggaaattgttgaaaaaatggTGTACAACATTGATGCTGCTTTGGCTGACGTTGATGTCAGAGGGGGTGGTGTGTTTAAGGCATTGACAGCAGCTAGATTTCCTTTTCTTGAAGAAGCAGGCCTAAGTGTTAACCATGTGAAATTGGAAGCTAATGCCATGTACTCGCCATCATACACCGCCGACGGcacatttcaagttttttatgttgCCAGGGGCACCGGCCGCGTCCAGGTTGTGGGGATTGGTGGTAAGCGTGTCCTGGACACCAAAATACAGGCTGGTCAATTACTTGTTGTGCCAAGATTCTTCGTGGTTGCTCAGATTGCTGACAGTGAAGGAATGGAGTTTGTTTCCATTCTCCCTGGTACAAG CCCCGGCGTTGAACAGTTTTCGAGCAAGAAATCAGTGTGGAATGCTTTATCTCCAATAGTTTCACAAGTTGCTCTAAGCGTGACTCCAGAGTTTGAGGAATTTTTCAAGTCCAATATGCAGAAGACCACTATTTTTATCCCGCCCACCAATTAA